GCGTGTTGCGATGCACATAGAGACGTTTTGCAGCTTCCCGTGCCTGACCGTTACTTTCCAAGTAAACTTGCAAGGTCCACAGCAACTCACGACTATAAGTACTATCCTCCAACAAAGCTCCCAATTTTTCCTGAACAAAGGTTGACCGTACAGATACCGGTATCGAATCAAACAAGCGTGTCAATTGCTATGAACCCCCTTATAAAATCAAATCGTCTCGACAAAATCCTCTTTGCTCGATAACGCGCTTGTCATGTTTTCAGCAAGTTGTGTCAGAGTATCCTAAGATGAATCCCGAGAGAGCTTACCTTTTGGGTTTCAATGTTAGCCCCTAGCGGTTTTTAATAGGATCTCGGTAGCTCATGGTGTCAGTTTACACGCTTATTTGTTAACTTTCAATAGGTTTATAAAAAAATATGTGAGGTTTATTTTAAGGTCCCGGCAGAATTTCAAAAGAAGCTGACGTGTTCAAGCAGCCATTTCTCGCCATGGTACAATCATGACAGAAAATAGGCATGGACACAGGAGAGGTGAAATGGGGATGACCATAAAGCGTTATCGCATCGAGGTTGTCGGCCGAGTTCAAGGTGTCGGGTTTCGGCAATCAGCGTGGGAAGTCGCGCAGCGCTATCACATTGCTGGATGGGTGCGAAATTGTTCAGAACGCACCCGTGTGCAATTGGAAATTGAAGGGGAACAAGAGCAGCTATCCTCGTTTATTGATTGGCTAAAACAAGGTCCAACATTAGCACGGGTTGACCATCTTTATCAAGAAGAAATTCCGGTGCAAGGGATTTCACAATTTGAAATTCGCCGATAATCACTGCTCAGGCCATTGTAGCATAACTTTGTGTGCCCATCGTGTTTGGGCATAGTTTTCACGTAACGTCCGCCAAATCCGGGCTGTTTCTCGCGGATTGTGAGCTAAATGGTTCGCCACACCCAAATAATATAAACATTCGGGTATAAATCCACTAAGAGGAAAAGTTTTGGAGGTGGTTTCAAGCAACTGCAAACATGTGGTGTAATCTTTTTGCTTCAACAATTGCTTGGCTTCGGCTAGATGCAAAAAGACTAAAAATTCATAGGGCGGAATAAATCCCTCTTCCCGCCGTAAAACTTGAAACATGGTATCGTAAGCCACCATCGTCGGATACCAAATAAAGTCAGTGCCCGCTTCGTCTTCGTGAGCACGATATGAGTAAACGTCCCATTTGGCTTCCAGCGCCATTTGCACTTCAGGATGGTTTAAGGTCGTACGCCTCATCAATTCACAACCCGAACAATGAGGTTTGGTCACAATAAGAAGCGTCAAGGATTTCAACGCATTGGTCTCCTCCCTGCCCTGTCCACATTCGGACCTATGCGATTATTATCGAACTATAATTGTTGTAATTTACCGGATATAATCCATTATGGCATCAATTCGTTCTATCAGCCTAGGATTTTTTACTGGGTGAATTACAATGTCCTGACTCTCGGGGGACACTACAGGCCAGCCTTGTGTATGAGCAGCTAATTTTACGGCCCCCCAGACAGATGCGTCTTCATGACTAGATACAATCAAAGGAACATCGACAATTTGAGAAACCAATTGTCCCCATAGACTTTGGTGGGACAAATTTGGTCCCACGTGAAGAGAAATGAGAGGCCCTGTGGATTGTTGTAAGCGTTGGTAGGCCGCTTTCAGAAGCGCCAGTAAGGACACCAGAATAGCCCCGGCAAAATGCATTCCTTGATGTTGCGGTAGCACACCCTCAAAACCTGCGTTTACATTTTCATCCCATATCGGTGAACGTTCCCCATAAAGATAGGGAATAAAGACAGGTAAAGAATCCTGCGAATTAATAGCCTCTATTCCTTGAGTCATTAGCACGGGAATGGAGAACCCCAACATTTTTGACGCCCATACCAAAACATTTCCCGCATTGGACAAGGCTTGTCCCACCAAATATCCCTGCTTAGGTCCCAAAAAATAAGCAAAATTACCCACCGGCATAAAATTCTCCGGTTCCGCTTTATCGGCCGTAATCCGAATGGCCGCAGAAGTTCCCCAAGTAAGCACACCGTGATGCGAATTCGGTGTCACATTCAACCCATAATGGGCCATGGCGCCATCACTGCCGCCAACCAAAATATTATCGTTCACAACATAATCCCATGAGTGAATAGAGGGAAGGATCTGCTCAGAAAGATGCAATGTGGCCAAAATTTCTGGTTCCCACGTTCCCTGACGCGACATCATACCACTAGCTGCAGCAATAGAATAGTCTGTTACTAGTTGGTGTCCCAAGGAATAAATAATCCAATCTCTTAGGGAGATCGGCCTAAAACCGGAATCAAAGCGTGAATAAGCTAGCCACTTGACAGCCGGGGACATTGCATGCACAGGACATCCAGTGAGACGGTACCATAGCGTTCCTCT
The Sulfobacillus thermosulfidooxidans DNA segment above includes these coding regions:
- a CDS encoding PucR family transcriptional regulator is translated as MTRLFDSIPVSVRSTFVQEKLGALLEDSTYSRELLWTLQVYLESNGQAREAAKRLYVHRNTLAYRLERLQALLGCDLKDLDTVIDLRLALDFYHDGILENGGKDDAKVEEITRVP
- a CDS encoding acylphosphatase codes for the protein MTIKRYRIEVVGRVQGVGFRQSAWEVAQRYHIAGWVRNCSERTRVQLEIEGEQEQLSSFIDWLKQGPTLARVDHLYQEEIPVQGISQFEIRR
- a CDS encoding FGGY family carbohydrate kinase: MADNWLLGIDLGTTHIKAVAINRTGKVVFKASQQPKLYMASEGHFEQDPAEILQIVRLFITHCREQAHLESVAFSAAMHTFMVVDNQMNPVTKVWTWMDRRARPFADMLRQQGRGTLWYRLTGCPVHAMSPAVKWLAYSRFDSGFRPISLRDWIIYSLGHQLVTDYSIAAASGMMSRQGTWEPEILATLHLSEQILPSIHSWDYVVNDNILVGGSDGAMAHYGLNVTPNSHHGVLTWGTSAAIRITADKAEPENFMPVGNFAYFLGPKQGYLVGQALSNAGNVLVWASKMLGFSIPVLMTQGIEAINSQDSLPVFIPYLYGERSPIWDENVNAGFEGVLPQHQGMHFAGAILVSLLALLKAAYQRLQQSTGPLISLHVGPNLSHQSLWGQLVSQIVDVPLIVSSHEDASVWGAVKLAAHTQGWPVVSPESQDIVIHPVKNPRLIERIDAIMDYIR